Within Polyangia bacterium, the genomic segment CCGTGCCGACGCCCCCACCCGCCTCGGCACCGGTCCCGACCCCAGTCCCGACGGCCGTTCCGACCCCAGCGCCAGTCCCGACACCGATCGACCTACGTGAACGCATCCTGGCCGACTTCGCCGCCCTGCGCGTGCCCTTGACGGCCGACCAGTTCGATGCCGTCCTGGCCCGCGCCCAGCGAGAAGGACTCGCGCATCAACACTTCTTGCACCTGCTCATCGCCGAGCAAGCCGCCGGCCGCCGCGAACGCAGCATCGCCCACCGCATCAAGGAAGCACGCTTCCGCCACGTCCGACTGCTCGCCGATTTCGATTGGGAATTCAACAAGCAAGCCATCGACCGCGTCCAGATCGAAGAACTCGCCACCGGCAGCTTCATCGGCCGACGCGACAACTTGGTTTTTGTCGGCCAAAGCGGCGTCGGCAAGTCCTTCTTGATCGAGGCCATCGGACGATCCGCCTGCGTCCTCGGCTCGACCGTCCGTTACATCACCAGCGCCGATTTGCTGACCGACCTCACCGCTTCGCTGGCCGATCAAACCTTGCCCAACCGCGTCCATTACTTCGGACGCTTCGACCTCTTGATCATCGACGAATTCGGCTTCGACAAAATCGAACGCACCGCCTCGCCCGAGGCGGCCAATCTCTTGTACAAGATCGTCGATGCCCGCAACCAACGCCGCTCGACGGCCCTTGTGACCAACATCGACTTCGAAGCTTGGAACCAACACTTCAGCGACTTCTCCCTAGCGATGGCCTTGCTCGACCGCATCGTCGACAAAGCCATTCTCCTCAAAATCAACGGCCGCTCCTATCGCGCCCATCGCAGCCAACCACCACATCCCCAACCGAAAACCAACCGCTGACGAAATCTTCCGCTCCTGCCGCATCCTTCTCCCGCGACTCCTCTCGCCGCATTCTCGCCCGGCGAGCGTTGCAACATCCTCTCGCCGGGCAGCACTTCCGCAAGGCGTCTCACGCTGCCACAACGGCCTGCTTTCTAGCCGCCATCAACACCCCCTGAGATTGGGAGCAGTAACGGCAGTTGCGGCTTGCTCCCGGGGGGACGATTACACTGGCCACACAGTCGAGCCGTACAGCGTC encodes:
- the istB gene encoding IS21-like element helper ATPase IstB, translating into MPLTADQFDAVLARAQREGLAHQHFLHLLIAEQAAGRRERSIAHRIKEARFRHVRLLADFDWEFNKQAIDRVQIEELATGSFIGRRDNLVFVGQSGVGKSFLIEAIGRSACVLGSTVRYITSADLLTDLTASLADQTLPNRVHYFGRFDLLIIDEFGFDKIERTASPEAANLLYKIVDARNQRRSTALVTNIDFEAWNQHFSDFSLAMALLDRIVDKAILLKINGRSYRAHRSQPPHPQPKTNR